The stretch of DNA TCCATTCCCAGGAGGGCCAGCAGGGAGGTGGCCAGAAGGGTGATACCAAGATAAATGCAGATAAAAACGACGGCAGACATCAAAACCTCGTCGGTGATGATTTTATCGCCGAGCCTCACGGTAAAAATCGCCCGCGGATGCCGCAATAATTTGATTTGTTTGCTGATGGATTTGCCCAGCATGACGATTCGATCCGCTTTGATGCCTCCTGAGGTCGATCCGGCGCAGGCGCATTGCAGGGCGAAAAACAGAAGAAGCAATTGCGACAGGGGAGGCCAGACGGAGCTGTCCGCATTGGCAAAGCCCGTTGAGGTTCCGATGGAGATGAGCTGAAAGGCCGAATATCTGAAGGACTGAAACAGCCCTGGAAAGACGGCATGATATATATTTAAGCACATGAGGACGATGCCGATGACCAGGGCGCCGAGGTAATACTTGACGACTGGACCTTTAAAGGCCTTTCTGTTTTTTTGAAAAAAGAAGGAATAAATCAGGCCAAAATGAATTCCAGACAGGATCATGAACAGAATGATCACCCACTCAACGGCCAGGCTGTCATAGTGGGCGATGCTGGCGTTTTTACACGAAAAGCCGCCTGTTGCGATGGTGGCGAAAGAGTGGGTGATCGCATCGAATAAATTCATCCCGCAAAACATCAAAGCGACCGTCTGCAGCGCGGTTAATCCGATGTAAATCGTCAGGATGATTTTTAATGTCGATTTAACCGTGGAACGGAAATTT from bacterium encodes:
- a CDS encoding TrkH family potassium uptake protein: VTIILSWLLSCLVGTLPYILWGGEFSFTNAWFESVSGYTTTGSSILQDIEALPAGLLFWRSVTNWLGGMGIMLFVLAVLPSMGMAGVVLARAEMSSIAQENFRSTVKSTLKIILTIYIGLTALQTVALMFCGMNLFDAITHSFATIATGGFSCKNASIAHYDSLAVEWVIILFMILSGIHFGLIYSFFFQKNRKAFKGPVVKYYLGALVIGIVLMCLNIYHAVFPGLFQSFRYSAFQLISIGTSTGFANADSSVWPPLSQLLLLFFALQCACAGSTSGGIKADRIVMLGKSISKQIKLLRHPRAIFTVRLGDKIITDEVLMSAVVFICIYLGITLLATSLLALLGMDLLSAFSGVVAAIGNVGPGLGSVGSISNFSQVPAVGKWILTAAMLLGRLEIYGLIIFFHPQIWTAKQKSI